The following are encoded in a window of Roseivirga misakiensis genomic DNA:
- a CDS encoding GNAT family N-acetyltransferase, which produces MIFRKATTEDIPALVEMLADDALGQARENFQTPLPTAYLDAFEAIDKDKNQELIVVEDHENTIIGTLQLSFIQYLTYQGGIRAQIEAVRIKKDKRGLGIGKQMFEWAIQHARERKAHLIQLTSDKQRPSAIRFYEDLGFKATHEGMKLHF; this is translated from the coding sequence ATGATATTTAGAAAAGCAACTACGGAGGATATTCCGGCTCTAGTAGAAATGCTCGCCGATGACGCATTAGGACAAGCGAGAGAAAACTTCCAAACTCCACTACCTACTGCATATCTAGATGCTTTCGAAGCGATTGACAAGGATAAAAACCAAGAATTAATCGTTGTCGAAGACCATGAAAATACAATCATCGGTACGTTGCAACTATCCTTTATCCAATACCTGACTTATCAGGGCGGTATTAGAGCCCAAATAGAAGCTGTTCGGATAAAAAAAGATAAGCGTGGTCTGGGAATTGGTAAGCAAATGTTTGAATGGGCTATCCAACACGCACGCGAGAGAAAAGCGCACCTTATTCAATTGACCAGTGATAAACAACGACCCTCTGCGATTAGGTTTTACGAAGACTTAGGCTTTAAAGCGACGCACGAGGGTATGAAATTACATTTCTAA
- a CDS encoding molybdenum cofactor guanylyltransferase → MANSAVKGVILLGGQSSRMGSDKAFLEWNGQKVLDILYERVALLSAEVWLSVNSSQYANLTEHYQCIQDRYEKIGPMGGILSALETLESDLLVVAIDMPSINVETLKPLISAGISTNKPTAYFSKNSLWQPLPSFWPKSCSKTLNEHISTYDYALNKYLEAYGNGLQMTHNEVQFHNINRPSDLP, encoded by the coding sequence ATGGCTAACTCAGCGGTCAAGGGCGTGATTCTACTGGGCGGGCAAAGCTCAAGAATGGGCTCTGACAAAGCGTTTTTAGAGTGGAATGGCCAAAAAGTTCTAGACATACTGTATGAAAGAGTCGCTCTGCTAAGCGCTGAGGTTTGGTTGTCTGTAAATAGCTCGCAGTACGCAAACCTCACCGAACACTATCAATGCATTCAAGATCGGTATGAAAAAATTGGTCCAATGGGAGGAATACTTTCTGCGCTCGAAACGCTGGAAAGCGATCTACTCGTAGTGGCTATTGATATGCCCTCGATCAATGTGGAAACTCTAAAGCCATTAATCTCCGCAGGAATTTCCACCAATAAGCCAACAGCTTATTTTAGCAAAAATAGTCTTTGGCAGCCTCTACCCTCGTTTTGGCCAAAATCATGCTCAAAAACGCTAAACGAGCATATTTCTACATACGATTACGCTTTGAACAAATACTTAGAAGCATACGGTAATGGTCTACAGATGACCCATAACGAGGTGCAATTCCACAATATTAATCGCCCATCAGATTTGCCTTAA
- a CDS encoding RNA polymerase sigma factor encodes MSDREFWEIISPLNTSILGFAIRLLSDEEKAKDVHQDTLEKLWQKRKSLNKHKNIKSFAMTIAKNKCIDVMRREGRYIEQRMEDIQLLTNQDFETHDMIEQIKLRMKQLPTQQRMVIELKDFQGFGNEEIGEIMGMTVNNVRVNLSRGRKFLTEYFKHEWQ; translated from the coding sequence ATGAGCGATCGTGAATTTTGGGAAATAATCTCTCCCTTAAATACATCCATACTCGGTTTCGCCATACGCTTACTCAGTGATGAGGAAAAGGCTAAAGATGTTCACCAAGACACACTGGAAAAACTATGGCAAAAGCGTAAATCACTTAACAAGCACAAGAATATCAAGTCATTTGCCATGACCATCGCAAAAAACAAATGCATTGATGTAATGAGGCGTGAAGGTCGGTATATCGAACAGCGTATGGAAGACATTCAATTGTTGACCAATCAAGACTTTGAGACGCATGATATGATCGAGCAGATCAAATTGAGAATGAAGCAGTTACCTACACAGCAGCGCATGGTTATTGAGCTCAAGGATTTTCAGGGCTTTGGAAATGAAGAAATCGGTGAAATTATGGGGATGACGGTGAACAACGTTCGTGTTAACCTTTCAAGAGGTAGGAAATTTTTAACTGAATATTTCAAGCATGAGTGGCAATAG
- a CDS encoding 3-keto-disaccharide hydrolase has protein sequence MNSKLSTLLSLIVLFTISGCMAEKKADDKGATENESASEWISLFNGENLDGWEMYGEEPFTEHWSVVDGAIVCNNGIGEKNIGFFRSIMTDRDFGNFELELEYKIAKGGNSGIFYHVIEKEGWGHDYVSGPEYQILDDEFSRSEKEPFKMLASNYSMYPATGKKPNGYMQWNKVKIVYDKGHVEHWLNGEKVLEFEEGSEDWLAKKAAGKWAGSDSYAASTTGRISLQNHGDEVHYRNIRIKEL, from the coding sequence ATGAATTCTAAACTATCTACACTTCTATCTCTAATTGTCCTTTTTACGATTTCTGGCTGCATGGCTGAGAAAAAAGCAGATGACAAAGGTGCAACTGAAAACGAATCAGCCTCTGAGTGGATATCTCTTTTTAATGGCGAAAACCTTGACGGTTGGGAGATGTATGGTGAAGAACCTTTTACAGAACATTGGTCGGTTGTAGATGGTGCCATTGTTTGTAACAACGGGATCGGCGAAAAGAATATTGGTTTCTTCAGGTCTATCATGACAGACCGTGATTTTGGGAATTTCGAACTAGAATTAGAGTATAAAATTGCCAAAGGCGGTAATAGCGGCATTTTCTACCATGTGATTGAAAAAGAAGGCTGGGGACATGATTATGTCAGTGGACCTGAATATCAAATCTTAGACGATGAGTTCTCACGCTCAGAAAAGGAGCCTTTTAAAATGCTCGCTTCAAATTATTCCATGTACCCTGCCACTGGCAAAAAGCCTAATGGATATATGCAGTGGAACAAAGTCAAAATTGTCTATGACAAAGGCCATGTGGAGCACTGGTTAAACGGGGAAAAGGTATTAGAATTTGAAGAGGGAAGTGAAGACTGGCTTGCAAAAAAGGCCGCTGGGAAGTGGGCAGGCTCTGACTCTTACGCGGCATCTACTACAGGTAGAATTAGCCTTCAGAATCACGGAGACGAAGTACACTACCGAAATATTAGAATCAAAGAACTATAA
- a CDS encoding tRNA pseudouridine synthase A: protein MKHNFYYLLHIQYLGFRFHGWAKQPQVKTVHHMVDRTLSYVFDHSDFKTLGGSRTDAMVSADHFVLELFLKSPITNEKAFLDSFNLNLPSDIRALAIEATDPEFNIIQNPKSKTYLYLFAFGEKAHPFSAPFITTFSGQLDLEQMKRGAELFEGTHEFRAYCKKPSEKTNTIRTIDKCEIVPNTFYSASFFPENSFALHIKGKGFMRNQIRIMMGQLVRLGQGEIGLKGLESSLKADFSEHLSYIVPASGLTLKCVDFK from the coding sequence ATGAAGCATAATTTCTACTACCTACTTCATATTCAATATTTAGGTTTTCGATTTCATGGATGGGCTAAACAGCCACAGGTAAAGACTGTACACCATATGGTAGACAGAACCCTGTCCTATGTTTTTGATCATAGCGATTTCAAAACTTTGGGAGGTAGCCGAACTGATGCCATGGTATCTGCCGATCATTTTGTGTTGGAACTCTTTTTAAAGTCCCCTATCACTAATGAAAAAGCATTCTTAGATAGTTTTAACCTAAACCTTCCATCGGATATAAGGGCCTTGGCCATTGAAGCTACTGATCCTGAGTTTAACATAATTCAAAACCCGAAATCTAAAACATACTTATACTTATTTGCCTTTGGCGAAAAAGCCCATCCATTTTCTGCCCCATTTATAACCACGTTTTCTGGTCAATTGGATCTAGAGCAAATGAAAAGAGGTGCTGAATTATTTGAAGGCACTCATGAATTCCGAGCTTATTGCAAGAAGCCATCGGAAAAAACAAATACTATCCGCACCATCGATAAATGTGAAATTGTTCCTAATACTTTTTACAGCGCCAGTTTTTTTCCAGAAAACTCGTTTGCACTACATATAAAAGGGAAAGGCTTTATGCGAAATCAGATAAGAATAATGATGGGACAGCTCGTTCGATTGGGACAAGGAGAAATCGGCTTAAAAGGTTTGGAAAGCTCACTAAAAGCTGATTTTTCAGAACACCTAAGCTATATAGTGCCAGCTTCTGGCCTGACCTTGAAATGCGTGGATTTCAAATAA
- a CDS encoding DUF6970 domain-containing protein translates to MKKHLFYFIVFLAVGLVSCDENSTVGDLPSCIQDEIEGAQKLKQSEASVIEYLYNGERVFGFDPGVVYPDIMSTIVNEDCEVICQFGGIAGLNTCPDFQENAEEIGVVWQGN, encoded by the coding sequence ATGAAAAAGCATCTTTTTTACTTCATCGTCTTTCTTGCAGTCGGCTTAGTTTCTTGTGATGAAAATAGCACCGTCGGCGATTTACCTTCATGCATCCAAGATGAAATCGAAGGAGCACAAAAACTCAAACAAAGTGAGGCTTCAGTCATCGAATATTTATACAATGGCGAAAGAGTATTTGGCTTTGATCCTGGCGTTGTTTATCCCGATATAATGTCTACCATCGTCAACGAGGACTGTGAGGTCATCTGCCAGTTTGGAGGAATAGCTGGGCTAAATACATGTCCGGATTTTCAAGAAAATGCTGAGGAAATCGGTGTTGTTTGGCAAGGCAATTAA
- a CDS encoding dihydrofolate reductase family protein codes for MKKQNCVYIGVSLDGYIADSNGSIEYLDTYTLSEGEDMGYYAFMDRMDALVLGRVTFETVLGFGVPWPYKKPVYVLSNTLEKIPEEYEGKVFLKGGELEDVLSEIHQNGHFSLYIDGGSTIQGFLRKDLIDEMIITTIPILIGGGHPLFGELDNNLKFICTETKLFNDKVVQSRFLRNR; via the coding sequence ATGAAGAAACAGAATTGTGTTTACATAGGTGTTAGTTTAGACGGCTATATCGCGGATTCAAATGGAAGTATAGAATATCTTGATACCTACACGTTGTCCGAAGGTGAAGATATGGGGTACTATGCATTCATGGATCGTATGGATGCTCTCGTCTTGGGACGCGTTACATTCGAGACCGTATTAGGGTTTGGAGTCCCTTGGCCTTATAAAAAGCCGGTTTATGTGCTCAGTAACACACTAGAAAAAATCCCGGAAGAATATGAGGGCAAAGTATTTCTGAAAGGCGGGGAATTAGAAGATGTGCTTTCAGAAATTCACCAAAACGGGCACTTCAGCTTATACATAGATGGAGGAAGTACTATTCAAGGCTTTTTAAGGAAAGATCTCATTGACGAAATGATAATTACAACTATTCCCATATTGATCGGCGGAGGGCACCCCCTATTTGGCGAGTTAGATAACAACCTCAAATTCATCTGCACAGAAACGAAACTGTTCAATGATAAAGTTGTCCAAAGTCGATTTCTTAGGAACCGATAA
- a CDS encoding DUF4252 domain-containing protein has product MKKTIKILPVVISLILLLGLNNGSFAQERSNKIINLIESYSEKDDATFFETTEEMFKLLAKNIQQNQDPRMLEYFRKTKYISSLQVNVGNANNSFIDGFKKKADLSNYNLLMRSKSKSRNYSFYKKDLEDKTSEYLLIHRSGVYYMITGMDISTLEEMAGVVEMVGRAGS; this is encoded by the coding sequence ATGAAAAAGACAATTAAAATACTACCAGTAGTAATATCCCTAATTCTTTTATTAGGACTAAATAACGGCTCTTTTGCCCAAGAAAGGTCCAATAAAATAATCAACCTAATTGAAAGTTATTCCGAGAAAGATGATGCCACTTTTTTTGAAACAACGGAAGAGATGTTCAAACTACTCGCAAAAAATATTCAACAAAACCAAGACCCTCGAATGCTCGAGTATTTTAGGAAAACCAAATATATTTCTAGTCTTCAAGTAAACGTTGGCAATGCGAATAATAGTTTTATCGATGGTTTTAAGAAAAAAGCCGATCTCAGTAATTACAATTTGCTTATGCGTTCCAAATCAAAATCTCGAAACTATAGTTTCTATAAAAAAGACCTAGAGGACAAGACCAGTGAATACTTATTGATTCATAGATCGGGTGTATACTATATGATAACAGGAATGGACATTTCTACTTTAGAAGAGATGGCTGGTGTAGTAGAAATGGTAGGTAGAGCTGGAAGCTAA